The stretch of DNA GGATCCACCGGGGACGCGCGAACGAGGGGGTCCGCGGCGCGGCGGAAAATAGCGACCCGGGCCCAGGCCGCAAACGAATTCTGAAGTCTTTTCGTGATGCGGTGGTCGTCAGCCGTCGTTTCCGGCCTCTCGGCCCTTGAGCCCCTGGAGCGCCGCGAAGGGCTTCTCCTCCTCGTCCTCCGCCGGCGGCTCGAAGGCGACGCCGGGCTTGCGCGGATACGGGTCGAGGCCGAGGGCCAGGAACTCGGCGGCGAGGCTGCCGAGGTCGATGCGGCCGTTGACGATCGGATCTGGGATGTCGGCATCCTCGGCCGGCGTCCCCGCGAAGGCGTCGGGGGCGGCGAAGTCGACGTCGACCTCCTCGCTCACCGTGCCGTCGAACGGCTCCAGGGTGACGCTGCAGGTCTGGGTGACGGCGGCCTCTACGGTCCCGGTGACCTGGAGCCGGTGCAGCGAGCCCGAGAGCCGGAAGGTGCCGGTGAGCCGGGCGATGCCCGGCAGGTCGAAATCGCGGGCGAGCGCGGCGCGCTCCCCCTCGTTGGCCTCGACGGTGACGGGCTGGCCGGTCTTCAGAATGCGCTCGACCAGGATCGGGCGGGAGAACGGGCCGACGCTGTCGGGGGTCATCGAGGGCTCCTTGTCGGATCCTGGGAGTGGGGGCCGGGAAACGGGCGCGGCAGCCCTGCGGGGTGCCCGCGCGGTCGGGCCCGGATCGCCAGGAGATGCGTCGCGGCGCGCTCTGGCGCAAGGTCCCCCTGTCTCCGGGACTTGCCTCCGGGACTTGCCTCCGGTCAGGCCGCGGGACCGGCGAAGGCCGCCGGATCGGGCAGGACCGGGCCGGCCGCCATCAGGGCGTCGAGATCCGTGCCCGCGAGCGCGGCATCCGCCGCCGCCACGTAGGCCGCGAGCCCCCGCGCCGCGTCGGGCTCGTCCCGGGCCAGGACGTTGCGGGCGAGCGCCGCCGCCAGGCCGTCGCGGTCGCCGGCATCGAGGGCCGCGTCGTAGGCGGCGGCGCGGCCGTAGAAGGCCTGGGCCAGCTTCTTCATCCGCTTCGACACCCCCATGTCGCCGACGCCGAGTTCGCGCAGGGACGAATCGAGCTGCGCGAAGACCGAGTTGACGAGATCCTGGGCGATGTCCGCCGCCGGGGCCGGGAGCCGGCGCAGGTGGCGCAGCACCAGGACGACGTGCAGGCACAGGGCCTCGAACCGGCCCTCGACCGTGTCGGGCACGCCGAGATCGAGGTAGAGCGCCGGCACCCGCGCCCCGGCATTGATGCGGATATGCAACGCCTCGATGGCGCGCCGGCGGGCATCCTCACGGCGGAAGGGGTTTCGCATCATCGTGTAAAGTCTCGCTTCCCGCTTCGCGCAGGGATCGGCCGCCGTGGGACCGGTCGCTGCCCTACGTCTTTGATTTCGCCGCATTTTCCTTCGACGAACCAGTGCCCGCCCCGTCGGAGGATGCTCTGGCCGGCCCCGTCGGCGCCGCGTCCCGCCCGTGACCGGACATCCGTGGCCGAAGCTTGGCCGTGCCTTGCCAACGCCACAACCCCGGGGTACGGCAACGGTCGCTTCTCGCGCAAGGCTGCCGTCAGGCCGTCCGATACACGTTCCGCTTACATCTTCCGAGGTCTCGATGCCGCGCCGCTTCACACCGTCGCTCCTCCGCCTCGCCGCGGCCGGCCTGATCGGTCTGTCGGCCGCGGGCTGCGTGATCGGCGAGGAATTCCGGCACGGCTACATCATCGACGATGCCGCCGTCGCCCAGGTGCGGCCCGGCGCCAGCGCCGAGCAGGTGCTCCAGCTCCTCGGCACGCCCACCACCGTCTCCACCGTCGGCAACAAGTCCTGGTACTACATTAGCCAGAACACCCGGCGCCCGGTGATGTTCATCGGCGAGCGCCCGAAGGACCAGCGCGTCCTGGCGGTGTACTTCAACGGCGGCTTCAAGGTCGAGCGCGTGGCGCTCTACGGCGAGCAGGACGGCAAGGTGTTCGACTTCATCTCCCGCACCACGCCGACGAGCGGCGGCGAGCAGGCCTTCCTCGGCCAGCTGATGCGCGGCCTGACCAAGTTCGAGCCGTTCGGCAACGCGCGGTAAGCGGCTTCTCCTGCGAGGGACGTCGAGTTCTCCTCACAGGCATCGTGCATCCTCTACTCCCCGCAGGCGCAGGGCTATCCGGGAGAAAAGCGTAGCGCAGGCTCCTCTCCCCGCGGGCGCAGGGCTGTCCGGGGAAAGAAAAAGGCGCGTCTCCCCTCTCCCGTGTGGGAGAGGGGCCGGGGTGAGGGTGGCTCGGGTGCCGCAATGACCCTGTTCTGTCGAGCTGCGCAGCTCGACGCTTAGCGGTTTATCCTGAACCCGAGCCACCCTCACCCCTACCCCTCTCCCACTCGGGAGAGGGGATCCAGCGCTTGATTTTAAACGGGATTTTCCCCGGACAGCCCTACCGCGGGCGGGGAGAGGAGAAGACCGAACCGGGCCCCTACTCCGCCGCCGCCCGCTCTTCCTCATCGCTCCCCAGGAACCCACCGGATTGCCGCGCCCACAGGCGGGCATAGAGCCCACCGGCCTTGATCAGGTCGGCGTGCCTGCCCTCCTCGACGATCCGACCCCGATCGAGCACCACCAGCCGGTCGAGGGCCGCGATGGTCGAGAGGCGGTGGGCGATGGCGAGCACGGTCTTGCCCTGCATCAGCCGGTCGAGGGAGCCCTGGATCGCCGCCTCGACCTCCGAATCGAGGGCCGAGGTCGCCTCGTCGAGGATCAGGATCGGTGCGTCCTTCAGGATCACCCGGGCGATGGCGATGCGCTGGCGCTGCCCGCCCGAGAGCTTGACGCCGCGCTCGCCGACCTGCGCGTCGTAGCCGCCGCGGCCCTTGTGGTCGGTGAGGTCGCGGATGAAGGCGTCGGCATGCGCGGCCTTCGCCGCCGCGACGATCTCCGCCTCGGTCGCGTCCTCGCGGCCATACGCGATGTTGTCGCGGATCGAGCGGTGGAGGAGCGAGGTATCCTGCGTCACCACGGCGATCTGGCGGCGCAGGGAGGCTTGCGTCACCGCGGCGATGTCCTGCCCGTCGATCAGGATGCGCCCGCCCTCGAGGTCGTGCAGGCGCAGGAGCAGGGAGGTGAGCGTCGTCTTGCCCGCGCCGCTCGGACCGACGAGGCCGACCTTCTCGCCGGGCTGGATGCGCAAGGTGAGATCCTCGATGATCCCGGCATCCTCACGGCCGTAATGGAAGCTGACGCGCTCGAACCGCACCTCGCCCCCGTCACCGCGAGGTCGCGGGCGCCCGGCCGGTCGGTCAGCGCGTGCGGCAGGGCGATGGTCTGCATGCTCTCCTGCACCACGCCGATATTCTCGAACAGCCCGCGCACGGTCTGCATCACCCAGCCCGACATCGCGATCAGCCGCAGCACCAGGGCGAGGCCCGCCGCCCCCTCACCGGTGGTCATCTGCCCATGCGACCACAGGGCCAGCACCACCCCGGCGGTCACCACGATCAGGGCGCTGTTCAGCAGCGACAGCGTGGCGGTGACGGCGGTGATGAGCCGGAACGAGTGCAGGTAGGCGTCGGTATGCTCGGTCGTGGCGGCCTGCACCGCCGAGCGCTCCTCGCGGTCGCGGGCGAAGAGCTTGACGGTCAGGATGTTGGTGTAGCTGTCGACGATGCGGCCGACGAGGGCCGAGCGGGTATCGGCGACCTTGAGCGAACGCGCTCGCGCCCGAGGCACGAAATAGGCCGTGAGCCCGGCATAGGCGAGGATCCACACCAGGACCGGCAGCATCAGCCAGGGGCTGATCGCCCCGAACAGGCTCACCGCGGTCACCGCGAAGATCGCGACGTAGAGCAGCGTGTCGATGACCACGATGGCGAGCTCGCGCACCGCCACCCCGACCTGCGTCACCCGGTTGGCGAGCCGCCCGGCGAAATCGGCCTGGAAATACGACAGGGCGTGGCCGAGCGTGTAGAGATGGGTGCGCCAGCGGATCAGGCTCGTCGTCTGCGGCACCACGAACTGGTTCGACAGAACCTCGTGCAGCCAGGACAGGACCGGCCGCGCCACCAGGATCAGGGCGGCGGCCAGCATCAACCCGGTGCCGTGGTCGCGCCACAGGGTCTCCGGGCCGGATCTGGCCAGGATGTCCACGAACCAGCCCATCAGCAGGTAGAGCGAGGCCTCGACGCTGCCGGCGGCGAGCGCCACCACGAACAGGATCGCCAGCGGACCCCGCACCGGGCGCAGGTAGAACCAGGCGAAGCCCGCCACCGTGCCGGGCGGGCGGCGCGCCTCGTCGAAGGGGGCGAAGGGATCGATGCGGCGCTCGAGCCAGTCGAGGAACATGCGGGCTCCGGGGGTGAGGGATCCTCAGCTATGCGGCCGGCGGCATCCGCCAACCGGGGGGCGATGCCGCAGGCCGAAGTCCGGCGTATGACGGGCCGATCGAATGGATGCCCGTGGATTCATGCTGCGCCTCGCCCTCTACCAGCCCGACATCCCGCAGAACACCGGCACGATGCTGCGCCTCGCCGCCTGCCTCGGCGTCGCCGTCGAGATCATCGAGCCGGCGGGCTTCGACGTCTCGGACCGCCACCTGCGCCGCTCCGGCCTCGATTACCTCGACCACGTCGCGATCACCCGCCACCGCTCCTACGCCGCCTTCGACGCCTGGCGGCGGGAGGCCGGGATCCGCCTGGTGCTCGCCACCACCGCCGGCTCGGTGCCCTACACCGCGCACGCCTTCCGGGACGGCGACTGCCTGATGGTCGGACGCGAATCGGCCGGGGTGCCGGATTTGGTCCACGCCGATGCGGAGGCCCGGGTGACGATCCCGATGCGGCCGGGCATGCGCTCGCTCAACGTCGCGGTGGCGGCCGGGATGATTCTCGGCGAGGGGGTACGCCAGCTCGGCAGCCTCTGACATCTTGGCCCGGACGCGCCGGTATGGAATGAAGAGGACCATGACCGACGCCGCTCCCGACATCGCCGCGCTCAAGACCGAGGCGACCGCTTGGTTCTCGACCCTGCGCGACCGCATCTGCGCCGCCCTCGAAGAGATCGAGGAGGAGGCGACGGGGCCGTTCGCCCCGAGGCCGGCGGGCCCGGGCGCTTCGAGCGTACGCCCTGGGAGCGCAAGGACCATTCCGGTGCGCCTGGCGGCGGCGGCACGATGGCGATGCTGCGCGGCCGGGTGTTCGAGAAATGCGGCGTCCACGTCTCGGCGGTGCATGGCGAGTTCGCCCCCGAGTTCCGCGGCCAGATCCCGGGGGCGGCGGAGGATCCGCGCTTCTTCGCCACCGGCATCTCGCTGATCGCCCATCCGTGGAACCCGCACGTGCCGACGGTGCACATGAACACCCGCTTCGTGGTGACGACGAAGACGTGGTTCGGCGGCGGGGCCGACCTGACCCCGGTCCTCGACCGGCGGCGCACGCAAGAGGACCCGGACACGGTCGCGTTCCACGCCGCCTTCGAGGCGGCCTGTGCGAAGCATCCGGCCGCCGACTACGCTCGCTACAAGGCCTGGTGCGACGAGTATTTCCACCTCAAGCACCGCAACGAGCCCCGCGGCATCGGCGGCATCTTCTACGACTACCACTGGACCGGCGATCCCGCCGCCGACCTCGCCCTCACCCGCGAGGTCGGGACTGCTTTCTTGAGCATCTATCCCGAGATCGTGCGGCGCAACCTCGCCACGCCCTGGACCGAGGCCGACCGCCACGAGCAGCAGGTGCGTCGCGGCCGCTACGTCGAGTTCAACCTGCTCTACGACCGCGGCACGATCTTCGGCCTGAAGACCGGCGGCAACGTCGCGTCGATCCTGTCGTCGATGCCGCCGACGGTGCGCTGGCCTTAGGATCCCACCTTATCCCGAGGCTGTCCCACTCCCATCTGAACGGCTTCGGGCATGAAAGCCATCCGCTTCACCGGACCGGCCCTGAAAGCCTTCGCGAGGCTGCCGGACAAGGCTCGGGGGCAGATGCGGGCAAAGCTCGAGCGCTACGCAGCGACGGGAACCGGCGACGTCAAAGCCCTGGTGGGAGTTCCCGGGCTGCGAATCCGATCAGGGTCGTACCGGGCTGTCTTCATCGAGACGACCGATGCGATCGAGGTCTTCAAGGTCGGCGACCGGCGCGACATCTATGAATGAGGTCAGGCGAATGAGCGTTCAGTCGATCGTCACCGAGGGAGGCGAGGAACTCGTCATCCTGTCGCGGAGGACCTATGACGCCCTCCTGGCCCGCGCCGGCGACGAGGATGCGGAGGACCGCATGACCGCGCGGCTCGCCGCGGACCATCTGGCCGCCCGGGACGCTGGCACCGTCGCCTTCGCGCCGAATTGGCTGACGGCTGCCGTGCTGGCCGGCGAGCCGCCTCTGGTCGCAGCCCGCCGCCATGCCGGTCTGGGCCTCGCCGATCTCGCGGCGAAAGTTGGACTCGCCGAGGATGTGCTGGCTGCGATGGAGCAGGGACGCCACGCCAGCACCCCGACGGAGATCGAGGCGATCGCTCAGGCCTGCGACGTCGACGCAGCTTTGCTTCTGGACCAGGACTTCGCCCCCGTTCCGAATGAGGTCGCTGCGCCCATTCTGAAGCCGCGTCGCCGGTCCTCACGAAGCCGGTGAAACCCCTCCCCGATCTCGCCGCCGTCGTCCTGTGGATGGCCGGCGCGCTTCTGTCCTTCTCGGCCACCGCCATCGCCGTGCGCGAATTGGCGCCAGCGCTCGGCCTGTTCGACATCCTGGCGGCCCGGGCGGCGGCCGGCGTCGCGATCGTCGGGGCGGTGGCGCTCCTGCGCCGCCGGCCGCTGGCGGCGCGGCGCATGAGGCTGCATCTCGCCCGCAACCTCGTCCATTGGGGCGGCAACTACGCCTGGTCCTACGGCGTGACGCTGCTGCCGCTCGCCGTCGTCTTCGCGCTGGAATTCACCACGCCGGCCTGGGTCACGCTGCTCGCCGTGCTGATCCTGCGCGAGCGGCTGACCGCGAGCCGGGTCGCGGCGGTCGCCCTCGGCTTTCTCGGCGTGCTGGTGGTCTTGCGGCCGGGCCTTGCCGCGTTGCAGCCGGCGAGCCTCGTGGTGCTGGCCGCCGCGGTGATGTTCGCGCTGACGGCCGTCGCCACCAAGGCGCTGACCCGGACCGAGAGCGTGCTGTCGATCCTGTTCTGGATGAACCTGATCCAGCTGCCGCTCAACCTCGTGGCCGGCCGGGTGTTTCCGGCTTTGCCGGTCCACGCCTTCGAGGGGCACCACGCGGTGGCGCTGGCGGTCCTGTGCATCGCCGGGCTGACCTCGCATTGGTGCCTGACCAGCGCCTATCGCCGCGGCGACGCCATCCTGGTCATGCCGCTCGATTTCCTGCGCATCCCGCTGATCGCGGTGCTCGGCTGGCGCTTCTACGGCGAGCCGCTCGATCCGTGGCTGTTCGTCGGCGCCGGGCTGATCGTCGGCGGCATCGTCTGGAACCTCGCCGCGGAGGCGCGGCGTCAGGCCCCGGCCGCCCAGCCCGAAAGGGCTTGACCGCGGGGCGCCGTGGCGCGTTGATCGGCGCCATGCTGTTGTCCTTCTTCACCGAACTGCGCGCCGCCAAGGTCCCGGTCTCGCTGCGCGAGTACCTGATCCTGCTCGAGGCCCTCGACCGCGACCTCGCCGACCAGCGGGTGGAGGACTTCTATTACCTCGCCCGCACCGCCCTGGTGAAGGACGAGCGCAACCTCGACAAGTTCGACCGGGTGTTCGGCCGCGTCTTCAAGGGCGTGGTCACGGTCGGCGAGGCGGTGGAGCCGCAAGGAATTC from Methylobacterium aquaticum encodes:
- a CDS encoding ubiquinol-cytochrome C chaperone family protein, with the translated sequence MMRNPFRREDARRRAIEALHIRINAGARVPALYLDLGVPDTVEGRFEALCLHVVLVLRHLRRLPAPAADIAQDLVNSVFAQLDSSLRELGVGDMGVSKRMKKLAQAFYGRAAAYDAALDAGDRDGLAAALARNVLARDEPDAARGLAAYVAAADAALAGTDLDALMAAGPVLPDPAAFAGPAA
- a CDS encoding YceD family protein, encoding MTPDSVGPFSRPILVERILKTGQPVTVEANEGERAALARDFDLPGIARLTGTFRLSGSLHRLQVTGTVEAAVTQTCSVTLEPFDGTVSEEVDVDFAAPDAFAGTPAEDADIPDPIVNGRIDLGSLAAEFLALGLDPYPRKPGVAFEPPAEDEEEKPFAALQGLKGREAGNDG
- a CDS encoding DMT family transporter, whose protein sequence is MKPLPDLAAVVLWMAGALLSFSATAIAVRELAPALGLFDILAARAAAGVAIVGAVALLRRRPLAARRMRLHLARNLVHWGGNYAWSYGVTLLPLAVVFALEFTTPAWVTLLAVLILRERLTASRVAAVALGFLGVLVVLRPGLAALQPASLVVLAAAVMFALTAVATKALTRTESVLSILFWMNLIQLPLNLVAGRVFPALPVHAFEGHHAVALAVLCIAGLTSHWCLTSAYRRGDAILVMPLDFLRIPLIAVLGWRFYGEPLDPWLFVGAGLIVGGIVWNLAAEARRQAPAAQPERA
- a CDS encoding type II toxin-antitoxin system RelE family toxin, translated to MKAIRFTGPALKAFARLPDKARGQMRAKLERYAATGTGDVKALVGVPGLRIRSGSYRAVFIETTDAIEVFKVGDRRDIYE
- a CDS encoding tRNA (cytidine(34)-2'-O)-methyltransferase gives rise to the protein MLRLALYQPDIPQNTGTMLRLAACLGVAVEIIEPAGFDVSDRHLRRSGLDYLDHVAITRHRSYAAFDAWRREAGIRLVLATTAGSVPYTAHAFRDGDCLMVGRESAGVPDLVHADAEARVTIPMRPGMRSLNVAVAAGMILGEGVRQLGSL
- a CDS encoding helix-turn-helix domain-containing protein; translation: MNEVRRMSVQSIVTEGGEELVILSRRTYDALLARAGDEDAEDRMTARLAADHLAARDAGTVAFAPNWLTAAVLAGEPPLVAARRHAGLGLADLAAKVGLAEDVLAAMEQGRHASTPTEIEAIAQACDVDAALLLDQDFAPVPNEVAAPILKPRRRSSRSR
- a CDS encoding outer membrane protein assembly factor BamE; translated protein: MPRRFTPSLLRLAAAGLIGLSAAGCVIGEEFRHGYIIDDAAVAQVRPGASAEQVLQLLGTPTTVSTVGNKSWYYISQNTRRPVMFIGERPKDQRVLAVYFNGGFKVERVALYGEQDGKVFDFISRTTPTSGGEQAFLGQLMRGLTKFEPFGNAR